In one Novosphingopyxis iocasae genomic region, the following are encoded:
- a CDS encoding helix-turn-helix domain-containing protein, translating to MLHRIREVRKAKGLTLDEVARACTPPTTAQTIGRLETGTRTLSLDWLNRIADALGVESSELVELPDRTDIPVAARLTAEGARALTQTATLAPPAPGGSTQAVVVETGIGDYRAGDEIWIETLAPESYGRALNRDVLLPRPAGRFLFGRLIGREDGKLHLLPLGAGGRQQVVADPPWIGVATKLVRGL from the coding sequence ATGCTTCACCGCATCCGTGAGGTTCGCAAGGCCAAGGGGCTGACGCTCGACGAGGTTGCCCGCGCCTGTACGCCGCCCACCACCGCGCAGACCATCGGGCGGCTGGAAACCGGCACGCGCACGCTGTCGCTGGACTGGCTCAACCGGATTGCGGACGCGCTCGGCGTCGAATCCAGCGAGCTGGTGGAGCTGCCCGATCGTACCGACATTCCCGTCGCCGCGCGCCTTACCGCCGAAGGTGCCCGCGCGCTGACTCAAACCGCCACCCTGGCCCCGCCCGCACCCGGCGGATCGACCCAGGCGGTGGTGGTGGAAACCGGCATCGGCGATTATCGCGCGGGCGACGAAATCTGGATCGAGACGCTGGCGCCCGAATCTTATGGCCGCGCGCTCAATCGCGACGTCCTCCTGCCCCGCCCCGCCGGCCGCTTCCTCTTCGGCCGCCTGATCGGCCGCGAAGACGGCAAGCTGCACCTGCTCCCCCTTGGCGCAGGCGGGCGGCAACAGGTGGTGGCCGACCCGCCATGGATCGGCGTGGCGACGAAGCTGGTGCGGGGATTGTAG
- a CDS encoding DUF6456 domain-containing protein: MAKKQPKLHDDPRPLAERGLPSGRRLASGRPARSVTVNQAESPLAWLHARGHLTDRQFDAGEKLRFDYERASLGPRVTMGWNPEPRGKGRRGPADHMEPGERQLAAKQRFDGALAALSGELSDIAWRVICDGQTMAGAERGLGWPARSGKLVLRIALDRLAAFYRLPG; the protein is encoded by the coding sequence ATGGCGAAGAAACAGCCGAAGCTACATGACGACCCGCGCCCGCTGGCCGAACGCGGTCTTCCGAGCGGGAGGCGGCTCGCTTCGGGGCGCCCCGCTCGCAGCGTGACCGTCAACCAGGCGGAGTCCCCGCTCGCCTGGCTACACGCCCGCGGGCATCTGACCGATCGGCAGTTCGATGCGGGCGAAAAGCTGCGCTTCGATTATGAACGCGCCTCGCTTGGACCCCGCGTCACGATGGGCTGGAACCCGGAGCCGCGCGGCAAGGGGCGGCGCGGGCCCGCCGATCATATGGAGCCGGGCGAACGCCAACTGGCCGCCAAGCAGCGCTTCGACGGCGCGCTGGCGGCGCTGAGCGGCGAACTGTCCGATATCGCCTGGCGAGTCATCTGCGACGGGCAGACCATGGCAGGCGCGGAGCGCGGCTTGGGCTGGCCGGCGCGATCAGGCAAGCTGGTGCTGCGCATCGCGCTCGACCGGTTGGCCGCGTTCTATCGGCTGCCGGGGTGA
- a CDS encoding glutathione binding-like protein encodes MKLYYSPGACSLASHIAFVESGEDYQKEKVDLSEHKTESGKDFYEISPRGYVPAIETEDGLLTENPAVLTLLADRFGTAPEGRDRYKMLEWIGFIGTEIHGAYGPLFGGAEGSEKEAAKQTVEEKFKLAEKLMDGGDWLVGDKPTPADNYLFVTTLWAEKFGVNLPRTLQDYRARHKERPAVQQAMKEEGLG; translated from the coding sequence ATGAAACTCTATTATTCCCCCGGCGCCTGCAGCCTCGCCAGCCACATCGCCTTCGTCGAAAGCGGTGAAGATTATCAGAAGGAAAAGGTCGATCTTTCCGAACATAAGACCGAAAGCGGCAAGGATTTCTACGAGATCAGCCCGCGCGGTTATGTGCCCGCGATCGAGACCGAGGACGGTTTGCTGACCGAGAATCCGGCGGTCCTGACGCTGCTCGCCGATCGCTTCGGGACCGCGCCGGAGGGCCGCGATCGCTACAAGATGCTGGAATGGATCGGCTTCATCGGCACTGAAATCCACGGCGCCTACGGCCCGCTATTCGGCGGCGCGGAGGGCAGCGAAAAGGAAGCGGCCAAGCAGACCGTCGAAGAGAAGTTCAAGCTGGCCGAGAAACTGATGGACGGCGGCGACTGGCTGGTCGGTGACAAACCGACGCCGGCGGACAATTACCTCTTCGTTACAACGCTTTGGGCGGAGAAGTTCGGCGTGAATTTGCCGCGCACGCTGCAGGATTATCGCGCGCGTCACAAAGAGCGCCCGGCGGTGCAGCAGGCGATGAAGGAAGAGGGGCTCGGCTGA
- a CDS encoding ABC-F family ATP-binding cassette domain-containing protein, which translates to MAEPPILSYEGLGLVQGAGWLFQDLDIHVGPRDRLALIGRNGAGKTTLLKLLDDRIEADRGKRTIVPGTNVVFLEQNPDFRPFDTLLDFAVHGADGPPEHAVLAIADQLGIDLSREAASASGGERRRAALCRALGSEPDLLLLDEPTNHLDLAAIEWLEDWLNRYKGAFLVISHDRTFLTRLTRATLWLDRGALRRKDVGFGGYEAWMEQIAAEDARAADKLDAKLKLEAHWLERGVTARRKRNQGRLSKLYEMRAQRAAMLGPTGPAKLAIATDDSRTKSVIVAEGVTKRFAQAADDEPRTIIRDFSLRVQRGDRIGIVGSNGAGKTTLIKLLTGELEPDEGSITLSPTLSGVVIDQQRSLMQPDKRVRDVLADGSDWIDVRGVRKHVQGYLKDFLFDPGVIETKVGILSGGEKSRLLLAREFARASNLLVLDEPTNDLDLETLDLLQEVIADYEGTVLLVSHDRDFLDRTVNLTLGLDGSGHVDIVAGGYADWEAKRRPRTAPSSAAKPAPPPPAPPPPKARKLSYKDQRDLDRLPGLIETMEADIAAGETALSDPDLYTRDPGLFQRLTNALDAKRAEKDAAEERWLELAAEAEALDG; encoded by the coding sequence ATGGCCGAACCTCCTATCCTCTCCTATGAAGGCCTCGGCCTTGTCCAAGGCGCCGGCTGGCTGTTCCAGGACCTCGACATCCATGTCGGCCCGCGCGACCGGCTGGCACTGATCGGCCGCAACGGCGCGGGCAAGACCACGCTCCTGAAGTTGCTCGACGACCGGATCGAGGCGGACCGTGGCAAGCGCACCATCGTGCCCGGCACCAATGTCGTCTTCCTGGAGCAGAACCCGGACTTCCGGCCATTCGATACGCTGCTCGACTTCGCGGTCCACGGCGCCGACGGGCCGCCCGAGCATGCCGTGCTCGCCATCGCCGACCAGCTGGGCATCGATCTCTCGCGCGAAGCAGCAAGCGCCAGCGGGGGCGAGCGTCGCCGTGCGGCGCTCTGCCGTGCGCTGGGCAGCGAACCCGATCTGCTGCTGCTTGACGAGCCCACCAACCATCTCGATCTCGCCGCGATCGAGTGGCTGGAGGACTGGCTGAACCGCTACAAAGGCGCCTTCCTTGTCATCAGCCATGACCGGACCTTCCTGACGCGGCTGACGCGCGCCACGCTGTGGCTCGACCGCGGAGCGCTGCGGCGCAAGGACGTCGGCTTCGGCGGTTACGAGGCGTGGATGGAGCAGATCGCCGCCGAAGACGCGCGCGCTGCCGACAAGCTGGACGCCAAGCTGAAGCTGGAGGCGCACTGGCTCGAACGCGGCGTCACCGCACGGCGAAAGCGCAACCAGGGGCGGCTGTCCAAGCTCTACGAGATGCGCGCGCAGCGTGCCGCAATGCTGGGGCCGACCGGTCCCGCCAAGCTCGCCATCGCCACCGATGACAGCCGCACCAAGTCGGTGATCGTCGCCGAAGGGGTAACCAAGCGCTTCGCCCAGGCCGCGGACGACGAGCCGCGCACCATCATCCGCGACTTCAGCTTGCGGGTGCAGCGCGGCGACCGGATCGGCATCGTCGGATCGAACGGCGCGGGCAAGACCACGCTGATCAAGCTGCTCACCGGAGAGCTGGAACCGGATGAGGGCTCCATCACGCTGTCCCCTACGCTTTCCGGCGTCGTCATCGATCAGCAGCGCAGCCTGATGCAGCCGGACAAGCGCGTGCGCGACGTGCTGGCCGACGGCAGCGACTGGATCGACGTACGCGGCGTTCGCAAGCATGTGCAGGGCTACCTCAAGGACTTCCTGTTCGATCCGGGCGTGATCGAGACCAAGGTCGGCATCCTGTCGGGCGGGGAGAAGAGCCGCCTTCTGCTGGCCCGCGAGTTCGCACGGGCCTCCAACCTCCTCGTCCTCGACGAGCCGACCAACGACCTCGACCTCGAAACGCTCGACCTCCTGCAGGAGGTGATCGCCGACTATGAGGGCACCGTGCTGCTCGTGAGCCATGACCGCGACTTCCTGGACCGCACCGTCAACCTGACGCTCGGCCTCGACGGATCGGGCCATGTGGACATCGTCGCCGGCGGCTATGCCGACTGGGAGGCGAAGCGCCGTCCGCGCACCGCTCCTTCGTCCGCCGCCAAGCCCGCCCCGCCGCCGCCTGCCCCGCCGCCGCCCAAGGCGCGCAAGCTCAGCTACAAGGACCAACGCGACCTCGACCGGCTGCCCGGACTGATCGAGACGATGGAGGCCGACATCGCGGCGGGTGAGACCGCGCTGTCCGATCCGGACCTCTACACGCGCGATCCGGGCCTGTTCCAGCGGCTGACCAACGCGCTCGACGCCAAGCGCGCCGAGAAGGACGCGGCGGAGGAACGCTGGCTGGAACTGGCCGCCGAGGCCGAGGCGCTCGACGGCTAG
- a CDS encoding spermidine synthase → MTPRELIDTAPIPGGDELKLYRRGGDHIIVLDRNELMNSRMSGSEEALASLAAERLAGRKGQRWLIGGYGMGFTLRRALGLVEQDAKVDLVELVPQIVEWARGPMAELTGACLDDTRLSLRLGDVGETIRGAQECYDAILLDVDNGPDGLVRAGNDGLYGAAGIAAARRALKPGGLVAYWSAAPDPAFTKRLKASGLAVEEQMVRARSNGKGPRHTIWLASRSKTR, encoded by the coding sequence ATGACCCCGCGCGAACTGATCGATACCGCGCCCATACCGGGCGGCGATGAGCTGAAACTCTATCGGCGCGGGGGCGATCATATCATCGTGCTCGATCGCAACGAGCTGATGAACAGCCGGATGAGCGGCAGTGAGGAGGCGCTGGCGAGCCTGGCGGCGGAGCGGCTGGCGGGGCGCAAGGGCCAGCGCTGGCTGATCGGCGGTTACGGCATGGGCTTTACGCTGCGCCGGGCGCTCGGGCTTGTGGAACAAGATGCGAAAGTCGATCTGGTCGAACTGGTCCCTCAGATCGTCGAATGGGCGCGCGGGCCGATGGCGGAGCTGACAGGCGCGTGCCTCGACGATACGCGCCTGTCCTTGCGCCTCGGCGATGTCGGCGAAACGATTCGTGGCGCGCAGGAATGCTATGATGCAATCTTGCTGGATGTCGACAACGGCCCCGACGGGCTGGTGCGTGCCGGCAATGATGGGCTGTATGGTGCGGCGGGGATCGCTGCCGCCCGGCGCGCGCTCAAGCCGGGAGGGTTGGTGGCCTATTGGTCCGCCGCGCCTGACCCGGCTTTCACCAAGCGGTTGAAGGCCAGCGGCCTTGCGGTGGAGGAGCAGATGGTACGCGCCAGAAGCAACGGCAAAGGTCCACGTCATACCATCTGGCTGGCGAGCCGTTCGAAGACACGGTGA
- a CDS encoding DUF1003 domain-containing protein — protein sequence MIDPKHVMTELTRKLLGANPADPEEQRVVDHIERRAPISRDVGDLADAQDSFWDRLADSVARIGGSWPFIGMFFLFLLAWTGTNSFLLAKGSAFDPYPYIFLNLMLSMLAAIQAPIIMMSQNRQAEKDRIAAAHDYEVNLRSEIEILGMQEKLDRLRGEQHERIFERQELILKQLERIEKRLP from the coding sequence ATGATCGATCCCAAACATGTTATGACGGAACTGACGAGGAAGCTGCTCGGCGCGAACCCGGCTGACCCTGAAGAGCAGCGCGTGGTCGATCATATCGAACGCCGCGCCCCCATCAGCCGGGACGTTGGCGACTTGGCCGATGCGCAGGACAGCTTTTGGGATCGCCTGGCCGATTCCGTCGCGCGTATTGGCGGCTCCTGGCCGTTTATCGGCATGTTCTTCCTGTTCCTTCTGGCCTGGACCGGAACGAACAGCTTTCTTCTGGCCAAAGGCAGCGCCTTCGATCCCTATCCCTACATTTTCCTTAATCTCATGCTGTCGATGCTGGCCGCGATCCAGGCACCGATCATCATGATGAGCCAGAACCGGCAGGCCGAAAAGGACCGGATCGCCGCCGCCCATGATTATGAGGTGAACCTTCGATCAGAAATCGAGATCCTGGGCATGCAGGAAAAACTCGATCGCCTACGCGGCGAGCAGCACGAACGAATTTTCGAACGCCAAGAGTTGATTCTGAAACAGCTCGAGCGGATCGAGAAGCGGCTGCCGTAA
- the folK gene encoding 2-amino-4-hydroxy-6-hydroxymethyldihydropteridine diphosphokinase — protein MSRQLQSAGFQGAEFYCIALGSNRRSAEHGDPRANVRAAMLALQRLGSLERASDIVETEPLGPSRRRFANAAILLRCDLDPPRLLAELKAIERHFGRRRGRRWGERVIDLDIILWSGGAYRNTTLTIPHPDFRTRSFVLKPAAQIADEWRDPATGLSVRQLLLRHNHPKPLDRAPRTL, from the coding sequence GTGAGCCGACAGCTGCAATCCGCTGGTTTTCAAGGTGCTGAATTTTATTGCATCGCGCTCGGATCGAACCGGAGGAGCGCCGAGCATGGTGATCCGCGCGCCAATGTGCGGGCGGCAATGCTGGCTCTTCAACGCCTCGGATCGCTGGAGCGCGCGTCGGATATCGTCGAAACCGAACCCCTTGGCCCCTCGCGCCGTCGTTTCGCCAACGCAGCGATCCTGCTGCGCTGCGACCTTGATCCACCCAGGCTGCTCGCCGAACTGAAAGCCATCGAGCGGCATTTCGGCCGGCGACGGGGCCGCCGCTGGGGTGAGCGCGTGATCGACCTCGACATTATTCTGTGGTCAGGCGGTGCGTACCGGAACACTACGCTCACGATCCCTCACCCAGACTTCCGCACCCGCTCTTTCGTCCTGAAACCGGCTGCCCAGATCGCGGATGAATGGCGTGATCCGGCCACTGGCCTGTCGGTCCGCCAGCTGCTCTTGCGCCACAATCACCCCAAGCCGCTTGACCGGGCCCCGCGCACTTTATAG
- a CDS encoding uracil-DNA glycosylase: protein MTRNAPVDIPLAATEPDRDCPLCPRLVALREELRAEHPDWWNAPVPAWGDPAAWLAIIGLAPGKHGANRTGRPFTGDYAGDLLFETLAKMGLARGSYGSAADDGFELDGAIIINAVKCLPPQNKPTSAEINQCRQFLSRQEEELPRARIFIALGRIAHDSFVRHCGGRLADFPFGHNRRHTLPDGRILIDSYHCSRYNTNTGRLTPEMFEAVFEQAEDLRRT, encoded by the coding sequence ATGACACGAAACGCACCTGTCGATATCCCGCTTGCCGCGACTGAACCGGACCGCGACTGTCCGCTCTGCCCCCGGCTGGTGGCGCTACGCGAGGAACTGCGCGCCGAGCATCCGGACTGGTGGAATGCGCCGGTTCCGGCTTGGGGCGATCCTGCAGCATGGCTCGCCATCATTGGCCTAGCACCTGGAAAGCATGGTGCGAATCGCACCGGGAGACCGTTTACGGGCGATTATGCGGGTGACCTTCTGTTCGAGACGCTGGCAAAGATGGGACTAGCCCGCGGGAGCTATGGGTCTGCGGCGGATGACGGGTTCGAATTGGACGGGGCCATCATCATCAATGCGGTGAAATGTCTGCCGCCCCAGAACAAGCCGACTTCCGCGGAAATCAACCAATGCCGGCAATTTCTTTCCCGGCAGGAGGAAGAGCTGCCCAGGGCCCGCATATTCATCGCGCTCGGGCGGATCGCGCATGATAGCTTCGTGCGGCACTGTGGCGGGCGGCTGGCGGATTTCCCCTTTGGTCACAACCGCAGACATACGCTGCCTGACGGGCGCATCCTGATCGATAGTTATCACTGCTCGCGATACAATACGAATACCGGCAGGTTGACGCCCGAGATGTTTGAGGCGGTCTTTGAGCAGGCGGAGGACTTGCGCAGAACGTAA
- the aguB gene encoding N-carbamoylputrescine amidase — MTKLTVAALQLALNADIETNIGAVSDLVEEAAGRGAQVILPPELFEGPYFCKVEEEALFATARPVYEHPCVLAMQKLAAALKVAIPTSFFEQDGQQYYNSLAMIGPEGELMGVYRKSHIPDGPGYEEKYYFRPGNTGFKTWDMFGTRIGVGICWDQWYPECARAMALMGAQLLFYPTAIGSEPYDATLDTRHMWRRAMQGHSVSNCMPVIAANRIGVEDGQAFYGHSFITDEWGELVERFDGGETGILVSTVDLALAAKHRAGMGFFRDRRPDLYGRLSEDR; from the coding sequence ATGACCAAGCTGACCGTCGCCGCCCTGCAACTCGCCCTGAATGCCGATATCGAAACCAATATCGGCGCCGTTTCCGATCTGGTGGAAGAGGCCGCGGGCCGCGGCGCGCAGGTGATCCTGCCGCCCGAACTGTTTGAAGGCCCCTATTTCTGCAAGGTGGAAGAAGAGGCGCTCTTTGCCACCGCTCGCCCCGTTTACGAGCATCCGTGCGTGCTCGCGATGCAGAAGCTGGCGGCCGCGCTGAAGGTGGCGATCCCGACCAGCTTTTTCGAACAAGACGGGCAGCAATATTATAACAGCCTCGCCATGATCGGCCCGGAGGGCGAACTGATGGGCGTCTACCGCAAATCGCATATCCCGGACGGTCCCGGTTATGAGGAAAAATACTATTTCCGCCCTGGCAACACCGGCTTCAAGACGTGGGATATGTTCGGTACGCGCATCGGCGTCGGCATCTGTTGGGACCAATGGTATCCCGAATGCGCGCGGGCGATGGCGCTGATGGGCGCGCAGCTGCTGTTCTATCCCACCGCCATCGGCTCCGAACCATATGACGCGACGCTCGATACGCGCCACATGTGGCGGCGCGCAATGCAGGGGCACTCGGTGTCCAACTGCATGCCGGTGATCGCCGCCAACCGGATCGGCGTGGAAGACGGACAAGCCTTCTACGGCCACAGCTTCATAACGGATGAGTGGGGCGAATTGGTAGAGCGCTTCGATGGCGGGGAAACCGGCATCCTGGTGAGCACGGTCGATCTCGCGCTGGCCGCCAAGCACCGCGCTGGCATGGGCTTCTTCCGTGATCGCCGCCCTGATCTCTACGGCCGTCTTAGTGAGGATCGGTAA
- a CDS encoding SIMPL domain-containing protein, which produces MKIAKPFDGHRPVQVLAAARRRISQSLVSRECWKLAPLAAIALLGSLSACAEREPDARGVDRDETLLTVSATGRAENQPDEARFTAGIQTIRPSAAAANQANTEAMEKLIAALKAQGVVDKDLRTQTISVSRIGYGKQEGQYEANNSVEVRVRDIARASQVVTAATGAGANLLSGPDLRLSDPEAASMSAYTNAYKAARARAEAYAGAAGLKISRVLAIRDGALQDGPMPYAPPPIVRPASPVAEQASVPLQPGTTTSTVTVSVDFALKGGK; this is translated from the coding sequence ATGAAAATAGCCAAACCTTTTGACGGGCATCGCCCGGTTCAGGTCCTTGCAGCAGCGCGGCGGCGAATATCTCAATCTTTGGTCAGCCGGGAATGTTGGAAGCTGGCACCCCTCGCCGCGATTGCGCTGCTTGGCAGCCTATCGGCCTGCGCGGAGCGCGAGCCCGATGCGCGCGGTGTAGATCGTGACGAAACGCTGCTGACGGTCTCGGCTACCGGCCGCGCCGAAAATCAGCCGGACGAAGCGCGTTTCACCGCAGGCATCCAGACGATCCGCCCCAGCGCCGCCGCCGCGAACCAAGCCAATACGGAGGCTATGGAGAAGCTGATCGCCGCGCTGAAGGCTCAGGGTGTGGTGGACAAGGACTTGCGGACGCAAACGATCAGCGTAAGCCGCATCGGCTACGGCAAGCAGGAAGGGCAGTATGAAGCCAATAACAGCGTAGAAGTACGCGTGCGCGATATTGCCCGGGCCAGCCAGGTGGTAACGGCAGCCACTGGTGCAGGCGCGAACCTTCTGTCCGGTCCTGATTTGCGCCTGTCCGATCCAGAAGCGGCAAGCATGAGCGCCTATACCAACGCATACAAGGCAGCGCGGGCGCGGGCGGAGGCTTATGCCGGTGCGGCGGGCCTCAAGATCTCACGGGTGCTCGCGATCCGCGACGGCGCGCTGCAGGACGGGCCGATGCCCTATGCGCCGCCGCCGATTGTGCGCCCTGCCTCACCGGTTGCCGAGCAGGCATCCGTGCCGTTGCAGCCTGGTACGACGACGAGCACGGTGACGGTGAGTGTGGACTTCGCGCTAAAGGGCGGCAAATAA
- a CDS encoding aldose 1-epimerase family protein, translated as MQSLVDGEGRDLLWHGDPRYWKGRAPILFPVIGTLHNGGYKLDGRHYDMPKHGFARDRLFEVAQHQPGAATFTLRDDAETRTLYPFSFVLEVHFVLQDSELSITATVRNTGADAMPFSFGFHPAFRWPLPFDAPRSAHRIRFGKGETVPLRRIDAEGFLRPESLPTPIADSILTPDDRQFEEDAMIFSGVESRFVRYGAPGQPALDVAFPDMDVLGIWTKPGAPFLCIEPWSGISEPQNWEGDFREKPGSQLLAPGADRRFTMSIAQQDDFDAD; from the coding sequence TTGCAGTCGCTGGTCGATGGGGAGGGGCGGGATCTCCTGTGGCATGGAGATCCTCGTTACTGGAAAGGCAGAGCGCCGATCTTGTTTCCGGTAATCGGCACACTCCACAATGGCGGCTATAAGCTGGACGGTCGGCATTATGACATGCCGAAACATGGATTCGCGCGCGACAGGCTGTTTGAGGTTGCGCAGCACCAGCCCGGTGCCGCCACCTTTACCTTGCGTGACGATGCAGAAACCCGCACTCTCTATCCCTTCTCCTTCGTGCTGGAAGTACACTTCGTCCTTCAAGACTCGGAGCTGTCGATTACCGCAACGGTGAGAAATACTGGGGCGGATGCCATGCCCTTCTCCTTCGGCTTTCACCCTGCTTTTCGCTGGCCGCTGCCTTTCGATGCGCCGCGCAGTGCCCACCGGATCCGTTTCGGAAAAGGGGAGACTGTCCCGTTGCGCCGCATCGATGCGGAAGGTTTTCTGCGTCCCGAATCACTACCAACCCCGATCGCTGATAGTATCCTGACCCCGGATGATCGCCAGTTCGAAGAGGATGCGATGATTTTCAGCGGCGTCGAAAGCCGCTTTGTACGCTACGGCGCGCCGGGCCAGCCAGCGTTGGATGTCGCCTTTCCGGACATGGATGTTCTCGGCATCTGGACAAAACCGGGTGCGCCGTTCCTGTGTATCGAGCCTTGGTCCGGAATTTCCGAGCCGCAGAATTGGGAAGGTGATTTTCGAGAGAAGCCGGGCAGCCAGTTGCTCGCGCCGGGAGCGGATCGCCGTTTTACAATGAGCATTGCCCAGCAGGACGATTTCGACGCCGACTGA
- a CDS encoding GGDEF domain-containing protein translates to MALTVSFFDVMTALIAALAVLACICFAVMRGRWALAWLAASLVIGAAEMQAMKIIDYGAVIVAIITFTVPIAHWCFAQALRATVNAGLSCGWLNGAIAALTGLSLAMLAAGADAFWQTLPFQIAAVIAVCDGARCIAQRRNSILDGAIVVTQICVALMLLLRVPILSPILGGHSHFSTATQDALLSDMLTAWAILGPISVALLIAKVVGGMVSSYRSRAERDDLTGLLNRAAFNDHLEACQDGVLILCDIDHFKSINDNFGHPVGDKVICRLSQILASQRGPAARIGGEEFALLLPGATMGDALHSAEAARMAFRIAMRSDLPEAGAVSASFGIAPIRSGTSVQQVLAEADDALYRSKKQGRDRVSIYQTVKPRKPAIWLPAAA, encoded by the coding sequence TTGGCCCTGACGGTTAGTTTCTTTGATGTCATGACGGCGCTGATTGCCGCGCTCGCGGTGCTCGCCTGCATATGTTTCGCCGTGATGCGAGGTCGCTGGGCGTTGGCTTGGTTGGCCGCGTCACTGGTGATCGGCGCCGCTGAAATGCAGGCGATGAAAATTATAGATTATGGCGCCGTCATCGTCGCCATAATCACCTTTACCGTGCCGATTGCGCATTGGTGTTTCGCCCAGGCTCTGCGTGCGACGGTGAACGCCGGGCTGTCGTGCGGGTGGTTGAACGGCGCGATTGCCGCATTGACCGGCCTGTCGCTGGCAATGTTGGCAGCCGGGGCCGACGCCTTCTGGCAGACCCTGCCCTTTCAGATCGCGGCGGTGATCGCGGTGTGCGACGGCGCGCGCTGCATCGCGCAGCGGCGCAACTCGATCCTCGACGGCGCGATCGTGGTCACACAAATTTGTGTCGCGCTGATGCTCTTGCTGCGCGTCCCGATCCTGTCACCGATCCTTGGCGGACATTCCCACTTCTCTACGGCCACGCAGGATGCGCTTCTCAGCGATATGCTGACCGCCTGGGCAATCCTCGGCCCGATATCCGTCGCGCTGTTGATCGCCAAGGTGGTCGGCGGGATGGTATCCAGTTATCGCAGCCGCGCCGAGCGCGACGACCTTACCGGCTTGCTCAACCGCGCTGCCTTCAACGATCATTTGGAAGCGTGCCAGGATGGCGTGCTTATCCTGTGCGACATCGATCATTTCAAATCGATCAACGACAATTTCGGGCACCCAGTCGGAGACAAGGTCATTTGTCGCCTCTCGCAGATCCTGGCCAGCCAGCGCGGCCCTGCCGCCCGCATTGGTGGAGAGGAATTTGCACTGCTTTTGCCCGGCGCTACCATGGGCGATGCCCTGCATTCCGCCGAGGCAGCGCGAATGGCATTCCGGATCGCTATGCGCTCCGACCTGCCCGAAGCAGGCGCTGTCAGCGCCAGCTTTGGCATCGCGCCAATTAGGAGTGGAACCAGTGTCCAGCAGGTGCTGGCCGAGGCCGATGATGCTCTTTATCGCAGCAAGAAGCAGGGCCGCGACCGCGTTTCAATCTATCAGACCGTCAAACCCCGAAAACCAGCGATCTGGCTGCCTGCCGCGGCCTGA
- a CDS encoding class I SAM-dependent methyltransferase, which produces MKNWIIAAALAATPLAGAQAQDAVTPTMSAEARDQLDQVLRGEWRSKDSARDVYRHPAETLAFFDVEPDMTVVEYAPGGGWYSDILAPYLAEKGRFIAVQLPDAEGVPEGYRKNAAAVAAAFPGKLAERTGLSAEGIPSYVGGDLPESLDDAVDRVLVIRMMHNLMRWGVADRELAEWRRVLKPGGMLGIVQHRAKPDASADYANGTKGYLREEDVVDFVQSQGFELVGTSEANANPADSADWENGVWTLPPSLALKDQDRAKYEGIGESDRMTLLFRKRP; this is translated from the coding sequence ATGAAGAACTGGATCATCGCCGCGGCGCTCGCCGCCACCCCGCTTGCCGGGGCGCAGGCGCAGGACGCCGTCACCCCCACCATGTCCGCCGAAGCGCGCGATCAGCTCGATCAGGTGCTGCGCGGCGAATGGCGGAGCAAGGACAGCGCGCGCGACGTCTATCGCCACCCGGCTGAAACGCTGGCCTTTTTCGATGTCGAGCCCGACATGACCGTGGTGGAATACGCCCCCGGCGGCGGCTGGTACAGCGACATCCTGGCGCCCTATTTGGCGGAAAAGGGCCGCTTTATCGCAGTGCAGCTTCCCGATGCCGAGGGCGTGCCGGAGGGCTATCGCAAGAACGCCGCTGCGGTCGCCGCCGCTTTCCCGGGCAAACTGGCGGAGCGCACCGGCCTCTCCGCCGAAGGTATCCCGTCCTATGTCGGCGGCGATCTTCCCGAAAGCCTCGACGACGCAGTGGACCGCGTGCTCGTCATCCGCATGATGCACAATCTGATGCGCTGGGGCGTCGCCGACCGCGAACTCGCCGAATGGCGCCGCGTGCTGAAGCCGGGCGGCATGCTCGGAATCGTCCAGCACCGGGCCAAGCCCGATGCCAGCGCAGACTATGCGAACGGCACTAAGGGCTATCTGCGCGAAGAGGACGTGGTCGATTTCGTCCAGTCGCAAGGCTTCGAACTGGTCGGCACAAGCGAGGCTAATGCCAATCCCGCGGATAGCGCGGACTGGGAAAACGGCGTCTGGACGCTGCCCCCTAGCCTCGCGCTGAAGGATCAGGATCGCGCGAAATATGAAGGGATCGGCGAAAGCGATCGCATGACTTTGCTCTTCCGCAAGCGGCCCTGA